The Chryseobacterium suipulveris genome window below encodes:
- a CDS encoding M12 family metallo-peptidase, with product MKRIFQLCFTLAIFSAGFSQNLKPVAQKVKNSQTAKKTFVKYDLFTADRSSQKQAMYKAAAEDITVMQLNKSEVQRINTERPEALEMSFPFEGQNLTLELVRNNFLTNDFSVTTDKGAANYTPGVYYYGIVKGDYESLVAISFFKDQVMGVTSIKDVGNVVLGKANNSDDYVSYNDFKLKGTNPFACGADDLPENKTAAPSFDPETMTAAMTTNCVRVYYEVGYGPYTQNGSNVTTTTNWVTAMHNNISTLYANDGMTMSLSNVMVWTTTDPYTGQPNQILAQFRSTRPTFNGDIGQLVRNPATTSIAYLDTLCTGSNHSYSGVNQFYSNVPTYSWNIMAMAHEMGHNLGSPHTHACRWNGNNTAIDGCGPAAGADEGCTAPLPAKGGTIMSYCHLVSSVGVNFLNGFGPQPGALIRSRINSSACLGTDCVNPCAVTATGLTVNSVTTNSATATISDATGTSWRYVLSKTDGTVITSAVTTNKVLNLTNLTPGSFYFLSIGPECTGPEAYQFRQLIFTDADWCSGTLFTDSGGETGNYTDGENWVKTFYPNNPTDKLKLTFTEFNTEPASDYMIVYNGPSVASPRFPGPATQSGTTIPGPYQSTHATGAITVRFISNGSGNQTGWKGNFECITLGTKESSAMNDVNIYPNTTKGTFTISSKDKILSYQVFDSSGKSVSVSNQLSSSKEILDLSKLPAGTYLVQVKTANATVSKKVIK from the coding sequence ATGAAGAGAATTTTCCAATTGTGTTTCACTTTGGCAATTTTTTCTGCAGGGTTTTCGCAGAATTTAAAGCCGGTGGCGCAAAAAGTAAAAAATTCGCAAACAGCAAAGAAAACGTTTGTAAAGTATGACCTTTTTACTGCAGACCGTTCCAGCCAAAAGCAGGCGATGTACAAAGCTGCGGCTGAAGATATTACGGTGATGCAGCTGAACAAATCCGAGGTGCAGAGAATCAACACCGAAAGACCGGAAGCTCTTGAAATGAGTTTCCCGTTTGAAGGGCAAAATCTTACCTTGGAATTGGTGAGAAATAATTTCCTTACCAATGATTTTAGTGTGACTACCGACAAAGGAGCGGCTAACTATACCCCGGGAGTTTATTATTATGGAATCGTAAAAGGAGACTACGAATCGCTTGTTGCAATTAGTTTCTTCAAAGACCAAGTAATGGGAGTTACTTCCATCAAAGACGTGGGGAACGTAGTTTTAGGAAAAGCAAATAATTCTGATGACTATGTTTCTTACAACGATTTTAAACTGAAGGGAACCAATCCATTTGCATGTGGTGCAGACGATCTTCCAGAAAACAAAACCGCGGCTCCATCTTTTGATCCGGAAACCATGACTGCCGCCATGACCACCAACTGTGTGAGAGTATATTATGAAGTGGGTTACGGTCCCTATACGCAGAACGGATCTAACGTTACTACTACAACCAACTGGGTAACCGCAATGCATAATAATATTTCGACACTATATGCGAATGACGGAATGACAATGTCACTTAGCAATGTAATGGTTTGGACTACAACAGACCCTTATACAGGACAACCTAATCAGATTCTTGCGCAGTTCCGTTCAACAAGGCCTACTTTCAACGGTGATATCGGTCAGTTGGTAAGAAATCCTGCAACTACAAGTATCGCCTATCTTGATACACTTTGTACAGGTTCTAACCACTCTTATTCAGGGGTAAATCAATTTTATTCAAACGTACCGACTTATTCCTGGAACATTATGGCGATGGCTCATGAAATGGGGCACAACTTAGGATCGCCTCACACTCATGCCTGTAGATGGAACGGTAACAATACTGCGATCGATGGTTGTGGACCCGCTGCAGGTGCCGATGAAGGATGTACCGCGCCTTTACCAGCAAAAGGTGGAACAATCATGAGCTACTGTCACTTGGTTTCATCGGTTGGTGTGAATTTCTTGAATGGCTTTGGTCCACAACCGGGAGCTTTAATCAGAAGCAGAATCAATTCAAGTGCATGTTTGGGTACCGACTGTGTTAATCCATGTGCGGTTACTGCCACTGGACTTACTGTAAACTCGGTTACAACAAATTCTGCAACTGCAACCATTTCAGACGCAACCGGTACAAGCTGGAGATACGTATTGTCAAAAACCGATGGAACTGTAATTACATCTGCAGTTACTACCAACAAAGTTTTGAATTTGACCAACCTAACGCCTGGTTCCTTCTACTTCCTGTCTATTGGTCCTGAATGTACAGGTCCGGAAGCTTACCAGTTCAGACAGCTGATCTTCACAGATGCAGATTGGTGCTCAGGAACTTTATTTACCGATTCTGGTGGTGAAACTGGAAACTATACTGACGGTGAAAACTGGGTTAAGACTTTCTACCCAAACAATCCAACGGATAAACTTAAACTTACTTTTACAGAGTTTAATACTGAGCCGGCAAGCGATTACATGATTGTTTATAACGGGCCAAGTGTTGCATCACCAAGGTTCCCGGGTCCTGCTACACAAAGTGGTACTACAATTCCAGGTCCTTACCAGTCAACTCACGCTACAGGTGCGATTACCGTAAGATTTATCTCTAACGGATCGGGTAATCAAACCGGTTGGAAAGGAAATTTTGAGTGTATTACTTTGGGAACAAAAGAGTCTTCGGCGATGAATGATGTAAATATCTATCCGAATACAACTAAAGGAACGTTTACCATTAGCTCCAAAGACAAGATTCTTTCTTACCAGGTATTTGATTCTTCAGGTAAATCTGTCTCGGTTTCAAACCAGTTGAGTTCTTCCAAAGAAATCCTCGACTTATCGAAACTTCCTGCAGGAACTTACCTTGTTCAGGTAAAAACAGCTAATGCAACTGTTAGCAAGAAAGTGATTAAATAA
- a CDS encoding CopD family protein — MLYTITKAIHIIFMVSYFAGIFYLVRLFVYYKDTDNFDENKAKILREQYVFMSRRLWNIIIIPAGVIMLLSGLVMIFLNFGLMKMPWFYLKLTFLVALAFYHYWCWKKVLQLKKLEGGILPIRNIKLRQQNEIATFILFLVVFTVILKSMVIEYWWQLITGFVVLVILIMMTVKLVNKNRSS; from the coding sequence ATGCTTTACACCATCACCAAAGCAATCCACATTATTTTTATGGTCAGTTATTTCGCGGGAATCTTCTATCTCGTGCGGCTTTTTGTGTACTATAAAGATACTGATAATTTTGACGAAAACAAGGCGAAAATTCTTCGTGAGCAATACGTGTTTATGTCGCGAAGACTTTGGAACATCATCATTATTCCTGCAGGAGTTATAATGCTTTTGAGCGGTTTGGTGATGATCTTTCTAAATTTCGGATTGATGAAAATGCCCTGGTTTTACCTGAAACTCACGTTTCTTGTCGCACTGGCTTTTTACCACTACTGGTGCTGGAAGAAAGTCCTGCAGCTCAAAAAACTGGAAGGTGGCATATTGCCGATCAGAAACATCAAACTGCGGCAGCAGAACGAAATCGCAACCTTCATCCTCTTCCTCGTCGTTTTCACGGTCATTCTGAAATCGATGGTGATCGAGTATTGGTGGCAATTAATCACGGGATTTGTCGTTTTGGTAATTCTAATTATGATGACGGTGAAGCTGGTGAATAAGAATAGAAGCTCATAA
- a CDS encoding GxxExxY protein, with protein sequence MTENELSNIIIGCAIEVHRNLGPGLLKSAYQECLLYELDLNGISARREVVLPIVYKGKIIDKGYRIDIIVEEKVVIELKTVEDIKENHIAQTLTYLKFGNFKLGLIFNFNESVLKNGIKRVIR encoded by the coding sequence ATGACCGAAAACGAATTATCAAACATTATTATTGGATGCGCTATTGAAGTGCACCGAAATTTAGGACCAGGTTTACTGAAATCGGCTTATCAAGAATGTCTGCTTTACGAATTGGACCTCAATGGAATAAGCGCAAGACGAGAAGTAGTATTGCCGATTGTTTACAAAGGTAAGATTATCGACAAAGGATATAGGATTGATATCATCGTTGAAGAAAAAGTGGTAATTGAACTAAAAACTGTCGAAGACATTAAAGAAAACCATATCGCGCAAACCCTTACATATTTAAAATTTGGAAACTTTAAGCTGGGACTGATTTTTAATTTCAATGAATCCGTCTTAAAAAATGGAATAAAAAGAGTAATTAGATAA
- a CDS encoding ABC transporter permease subunit — protein sequence MIAILKKELWSYFGNWSAWIIIAAFSLIGTLFLFFFENDSNIFEIGTASLQSYFVLVPWLMMFIIPAISMRTLAEEQQSGTLNWLFSQPLKISEIILGKFLSVWIIGILCLLPSLVYLYTVYVLGVPQGNIDLGATFGSYFGLMVLTAAFSAVGILASSLSQNQIMAYLLGVFLCFIFYFGIEQLASYKLLGGADYVLANLGFYQHFLGFTRGLIDTRDVSYFLLVIGICLFLAKIFVEKKK from the coding sequence ATGATCGCAATACTAAAAAAAGAACTTTGGAGCTATTTCGGGAACTGGAGTGCGTGGATCATCATCGCGGCTTTCAGCTTGATCGGTACGCTGTTTCTGTTTTTCTTCGAAAACGACTCCAACATATTTGAAATCGGCACCGCAAGTTTGCAGAGTTACTTTGTGCTTGTTCCCTGGCTTATGATGTTCATTATTCCCGCCATTTCCATGAGAACTTTGGCGGAGGAACAACAAAGCGGCACCCTCAACTGGCTTTTTTCGCAACCTCTGAAAATCTCCGAAATCATTCTCGGTAAGTTCCTTTCCGTTTGGATTATTGGGATTCTGTGTCTGCTTCCATCGCTGGTTTATCTTTACACGGTTTATGTTTTGGGAGTTCCGCAGGGAAATATCGACTTGGGTGCAACTTTTGGCAGCTATTTCGGCTTGATGGTTTTAACTGCGGCTTTTTCGGCGGTAGGAATTTTGGCATCTTCGCTTTCCCAGAACCAGATTATGGCGTATTTGCTCGGTGTTTTTCTTTGTTTCATCTTCTATTTCGGAATTGAGCAACTTGCAAGCTACAAACTCTTGGGCGGAGCAGATTATGTTTTGGCAAACCTCGGTTTCTACCAGCATTTCCTCGGATTTACCCGTGGATTGATCGACACGAGAGACGTTTCCTATTTTCTTTTGGTCATCGGAATCTGCCTTTTTTTGGCTAAAATTTTTGTAGAAAAGAAAAAGTAA